From the Flavimarina sp. Hel_I_48 genome, one window contains:
- a CDS encoding RagB/SusD family nutrient uptake outer membrane protein: MIRRLSFLFFTLFLISACTNDDDNPDTEENSTSLTIRIIDGDKDPVPNIEIYTEPKTQTLRTNSKGIVRFVNISPGTYTVFMNVSDYYSFEVEVEVRLDEDNFLEFSTLDIDPVEESPLDFGEFLSNVYANLQEIYKPHYFVNTWGDIGADMIYVNPNAADPMMDRYSFDSNNSIISLIWDEHYNQINDINYGLNKLYETRAEKPESQLEVFESELRFLRALLYFNLVKRFGNPLIAEYSGTLDYDPSATIQGGNELYDLIISDLLFAQDYLPPFEQADKASLEAAQALLGKVYLQSAGFPLKRVENYAKALEQLNKIEASFELENNYASIFNRGNTNGNEIIFKIEFEESNEHNTYGNYWGPQGTVLHDILLLNQDYIFSYLTEEEQFEQPVTFPIDLKDSRFYTNIATFKLVNGEEVNAEALVDWRPYKFFDSAAGNSGVLDFPVLRYADILLMIAEAENRVNGPTMKAYDAVNEVRRRAYGSTSYDLPANLTTTEFLEAVLSERKKELSHEGHRKDDLIRTENLADIIAAFNEDNPNYQRNFEDYKYIWPIPQRDISINPYIKQNPGY; this comes from the coding sequence ATGATACGCAGATTGAGTTTCCTATTTTTTACGTTATTCCTAATTTCAGCGTGTACTAACGATGATGATAACCCGGACACAGAAGAAAATAGCACCAGCTTAACAATTAGAATTATAGATGGTGATAAAGACCCTGTACCTAATATAGAGATCTATACTGAACCTAAAACGCAAACCCTAAGAACCAACTCAAAAGGTATTGTGCGGTTTGTTAACATTAGTCCAGGTACTTATACTGTTTTTATGAATGTATCTGATTATTATAGTTTTGAGGTGGAGGTTGAAGTTAGATTAGATGAAGATAACTTTTTGGAATTTAGTACATTAGATATTGATCCCGTAGAAGAGAGCCCGCTTGATTTTGGGGAGTTTTTGAGTAATGTTTACGCAAACCTTCAGGAGATATATAAGCCGCATTATTTTGTAAATACATGGGGGGATATAGGTGCAGATATGATCTATGTAAATCCGAACGCGGCTGATCCTATGATGGATAGATATTCTTTTGACTCTAATAATTCCATAATAAGTCTTATTTGGGATGAACATTATAACCAGATCAACGATATCAATTATGGTTTAAATAAATTGTATGAAACTCGAGCAGAGAAACCGGAATCCCAACTGGAAGTTTTTGAATCAGAATTACGCTTTTTACGCGCTCTTCTCTATTTTAACCTCGTTAAAAGGTTCGGTAATCCTTTGATCGCAGAATATTCAGGAACTCTTGACTATGATCCCTCTGCTACTATTCAAGGAGGGAATGAGTTGTATGATTTAATTATAAGTGATCTTCTTTTCGCACAAGATTATTTACCACCGTTTGAACAGGCAGATAAAGCGTCGTTAGAAGCAGCGCAGGCTTTATTGGGTAAGGTGTACTTACAATCGGCCGGTTTTCCGCTCAAAAGAGTTGAGAATTATGCAAAGGCTCTTGAACAACTTAATAAAATAGAGGCTAGTTTTGAGTTGGAAAACAATTATGCGTCTATTTTCAATCGAGGAAATACAAACGGTAATGAAATAATTTTTAAAATAGAATTTGAAGAAAGTAATGAGCACAATACTTATGGTAACTACTGGGGGCCACAAGGTACCGTGCTCCACGATATTTTACTTCTTAATCAAGATTATATATTCTCTTATCTTACAGAAGAAGAGCAATTTGAACAACCTGTAACCTTTCCCATTGATCTTAAAGATTCGCGTTTTTATACCAATATCGCTACCTTCAAGTTGGTTAATGGGGAAGAGGTAAATGCTGAAGCGCTAGTAGACTGGCGTCCCTATAAATTTTTTGATTCAGCTGCTGGCAATTCGGGAGTTTTAGATTTTCCAGTATTGCGTTATGCAGATATTCTACTCATGATCGCCGAAGCCGAAAATAGGGTAAATGGTCCAACCATGAAAGCCTATGATGCAGTAAATGAAGTAAGGAGAAGAGCTTATGGCAGTACATCATATGATTTGCCGGCCAATTTAACGACCACAGAATTTTTGGAAGCTGTACTTTCAGAGCGAAAGAAGGAATTGAGTCACGAGGGGCATCGTAAAGACGATTTGATTCGGACAGAAAATCTAGCGGATATCATTGCTGCATTTAATGAAGACAACCCGAACTATCAAAGAAATTTTGAAGATTATAAATACATATGGCCCATACCGCAGAGAGATATATCAATCAATCCATATATTAAACAGAATCCGGGGTACTAA
- a CDS encoding choice-of-anchor Q domain-containing protein: protein MKQRTTLSNFIYCCLTCIAFTVVSHAQVVTSGADDGSDGTLRVEINDTPSGGTITFSVSSIDLNSEISIDKDLTITGDVTIDAGSNSRIFTISSGTTSLKDITLTNGMADNGGAVMVAGSELMLDNVTISNSIANGASGSGGAILVREGAKLTALNSSFQNNRANRAGGAIEGDYGDLLGISLTDTDFTGNNAGVAPATAAPGNGGAIHITGAGNITISGGVYKDNIASSEGGALWNGTGIMNIADVQILSNIASGNDADHGGGGVYNNGGTLNISEDTEFAGNIANGISGSGGALLSTAGAVSLTNVRAVGNVANRAGGAVEIVEGSLDMIMCKFTNNRFDTNNAAPGNGGALHVSGAATINILGGIYSGNRAARDGGAFWNQAGATMNLKDSVIVNQSTASGNMANNGGGGLYNNGGVVTMENGIQLFFNHASGSSGSGGGILSNGGTITMENTHIAENDANRAGAGIEMIDGTLNVITSSIRKNFFDKAAPGNGAGVHITGSTGVNFEGGNVWGNIATNEGGGLWNGSGTMTINGTEFYDNIAQGSTVADPLEIKGGGAIFANDNGILVINGDTNFHDNYATGNGGSGGGVLMAVNTSLTIKGTEGNPVVFTNNAANRAGGAIEDWSLDTSITKIDFTDFTGNSAGVSIDGFSATAAPGNGGAIHITGNGSIETNNTSANGNFAAAEGGAYWNSTGTMTVYTSMFSNNIASGDDSTNGGGALFNNGGTLNVWYSDIMNNKADGASGSGGGIQNVAGGNLTVNSTTISGNEAMRAGGGIEDNSSENIGTVRLMEVTLDDNSTASAPGNGGALHITGPGNSWIEGTTVSNNYASNQGGGLWNGAGTMDIRRSTISGNNTDGTGGGIYNLAGSLFANVVTIAFNDAGGIGGGIDTPEGSTSTLRNTIVAMNSASSGMDVANTGTYVSSDYNLIGQDDTDIFPAKSNDLVGTAESPVDPMLEALADNGGPTMTHALNQGSAAYNAGNPNDSDLDQRGEAVFGGRRDIGAFEAQMTLGVDDVIAASLSKSVLYPNPSRGGTVQLNIPATVTSKVNISIIEIGSGKTVLSQEGVSGINELNVNSLTTGTYIVRLVTGNTVESLKMVLGR from the coding sequence ATGAAACAACGAACTACTTTAAGCAATTTTATCTACTGCTGTTTAACCTGTATCGCCTTTACGGTCGTAAGTCATGCACAGGTAGTGACCAGCGGGGCAGATGATGGCTCTGACGGGACACTGCGTGTTGAAATCAACGATACTCCCTCCGGCGGAACCATTACATTCTCAGTCAGTTCCATTGACCTGAATAGTGAGATCAGTATTGATAAAGATCTTACAATTACAGGAGATGTAACCATTGATGCAGGTTCAAATTCGAGAATCTTTACTATTTCTTCGGGAACCACTTCACTTAAGGATATAACACTTACCAATGGTATGGCAGACAATGGCGGTGCAGTTATGGTAGCAGGTTCAGAGCTTATGCTCGATAATGTTACCATTTCAAACAGTATTGCAAATGGAGCATCAGGTTCTGGTGGGGCTATTCTAGTAAGGGAGGGCGCTAAATTGACCGCTTTAAACTCCTCCTTTCAAAATAACCGAGCAAATCGTGCCGGGGGCGCAATAGAAGGTGATTATGGCGATCTTCTGGGTATTTCCCTTACAGACACAGATTTTACCGGTAATAACGCCGGTGTTGCTCCCGCAACGGCTGCTCCTGGAAATGGTGGTGCAATTCATATTACCGGGGCTGGTAATATCACTATCAGTGGTGGTGTATACAAAGACAATATCGCCTCTTCTGAAGGCGGTGCGCTGTGGAATGGTACTGGTATCATGAATATTGCAGATGTTCAAATTTTGAGCAATATCGCCTCAGGTAACGATGCAGATCATGGTGGTGGTGGTGTATATAATAATGGCGGCACCTTAAATATATCAGAAGATACAGAGTTCGCCGGTAATATTGCCAACGGAATTTCCGGTTCTGGAGGTGCTTTATTAAGTACGGCAGGTGCCGTTTCCCTTACTAACGTTAGGGCTGTAGGTAATGTGGCCAATCGTGCCGGTGGTGCGGTCGAAATTGTTGAAGGTAGTCTTGACATGATTATGTGTAAATTCACAAATAACCGTTTTGATACCAATAATGCAGCGCCAGGTAATGGTGGCGCACTCCATGTGAGTGGTGCAGCTACGATAAACATTCTAGGTGGTATATATAGTGGAAACAGGGCTGCACGCGATGGTGGAGCATTCTGGAATCAAGCCGGTGCGACAATGAATTTAAAGGACAGTGTTATAGTAAACCAAAGCACTGCTTCGGGGAATATGGCCAACAATGGCGGTGGCGGACTCTATAATAATGGTGGTGTGGTAACTATGGAAAACGGTATTCAGTTGTTTTTTAACCATGCAAGCGGAAGCTCAGGTTCTGGTGGGGGTATCTTAAGTAATGGCGGAACAATTACTATGGAAAACACCCATATTGCAGAAAACGATGCCAACCGTGCCGGTGCCGGAATCGAGATGATTGATGGTACATTAAATGTGATCACATCTTCTATACGTAAAAATTTCTTCGACAAAGCTGCACCTGGTAATGGAGCAGGTGTTCACATAACCGGTAGTACTGGAGTGAATTTTGAAGGTGGTAACGTCTGGGGAAATATCGCTACAAACGAAGGCGGCGGTCTTTGGAACGGAAGCGGGACCATGACCATAAATGGAACCGAATTTTACGATAATATCGCTCAGGGAAGTACCGTGGCCGATCCTTTGGAAATAAAAGGTGGAGGAGCAATTTTTGCAAACGATAACGGTATATTGGTAATAAACGGAGATACAAATTTTCATGATAATTATGCCACAGGAAATGGTGGATCTGGTGGTGGTGTCCTTATGGCGGTAAATACGAGCCTTACCATTAAGGGTACTGAAGGTAATCCGGTAGTATTTACAAATAACGCAGCAAACCGTGCTGGTGGAGCCATTGAGGACTGGTCTTTGGATACTTCAATAACCAAAATCGATTTTACAGACTTTACCGGTAACAGTGCGGGAGTTTCCATAGATGGTTTTTCAGCTACTGCAGCTCCGGGTAATGGAGGTGCAATTCACATTACTGGAAACGGAAGCATAGAAACCAACAATACTAGCGCTAACGGTAATTTTGCTGCCGCCGAAGGTGGTGCTTACTGGAATAGTACCGGGACAATGACTGTTTATACCAGTATGTTTAGTAACAACATCGCGAGTGGTGATGATTCAACTAACGGTGGTGGTGCTTTATTTAACAATGGAGGCACACTCAACGTCTGGTACTCTGATATTATGAACAATAAAGCTGATGGTGCTTCTGGTTCTGGTGGTGGTATTCAAAATGTAGCAGGAGGTAATTTAACAGTCAATTCAACTACAATCTCTGGTAACGAAGCTATGCGCGCCGGTGGTGGTATAGAGGATAATTCTTCAGAAAATATAGGTACCGTAAGGCTTATGGAAGTTACCCTTGATGATAACAGTACAGCGTCTGCTCCAGGCAATGGTGGCGCATTACATATCACTGGCCCTGGTAATTCCTGGATCGAAGGGACAACAGTTAGCAATAATTACGCTTCAAATCAAGGAGGTGGTCTATGGAATGGCGCAGGAACTATGGATATTAGAAGAAGCACTATTTCTGGAAATAATACGGATGGTACTGGTGGTGGAATTTATAATCTTGCCGGATCCCTTTTTGCAAATGTTGTGACCATAGCATTTAATGATGCTGGGGGTATAGGTGGTGGAATTGATACTCCGGAAGGAAGTACAAGTACTCTTAGAAATACAATTGTTGCTATGAATAGCGCTTCTTCTGGAATGGATGTAGCTAACACGGGTACTTATGTTTCCAGTGATTACAATTTAATCGGTCAGGATGATACAGATATTTTTCCTGCAAAGTCCAATGATCTGGTTGGTACTGCAGAAAGTCCTGTTGATCCTATGTTAGAAGCACTAGCTGATAATGGTGGACCTACGATGACGCATGCCCTTAATCAAGGTTCTGCAGCATATAATGCTGGTAATCCTAATGATTCTGATCTTGATCAGCGCGGTGAGGCGGTATTTGGAGGGAGAAGGGATATAGGTGCTTTTGAGGCACAAATGACCTTAGGTGTTGATGACGTAATTGCAGCTTCACTAAGTAAAAGTGTTCTTTACCCAAATCCATCAAGAGGAGGAACGGTTCAACTGAATATTCCTGCAACAGTTACTTCTAAAGTGAATATTTCGATTATAGAAATAGGATCTGGTAAAACAGTCCTTTCACAAGAGGGAGTATCTGGAATCAATGAATTGAATGTAAATTCCCTAACTACGGGAACATACATAGTTCGTTTAGTAACCGGCAACACCGTAGAATCATTGAAAATGGTTTTGGGCAGATAG
- a CDS encoding DUF4159 domain-containing protein, which produces MQLTLKYIVCFSLFLSLTCSNAQEIALLQYEGGGDWYANPTSLPNLIGFCNKNIGTKLATKPPTVKSTDPGILQYPFVHMTGHGNVFFSDDAVINLRNYLISGGFLYIDDNYGMDQYIRPELKKLFPNAELQELPADHALFNTAFTLPDGLPKIHEHDGKPPLALGIYEEGRLVLLYTTEADLGDGWENQEVHNDPEDVRLKALKMGANIIKYVFEN; this is translated from the coding sequence TTGCAATTGACTCTTAAGTATATAGTATGTTTTTCGTTGTTTTTGAGCCTTACTTGTTCTAATGCTCAGGAAATTGCGTTGCTTCAATATGAAGGCGGGGGCGACTGGTATGCCAATCCCACCTCCCTACCCAATCTAATCGGTTTTTGTAATAAAAATATCGGGACAAAATTAGCTACAAAACCACCTACGGTCAAAAGTACAGATCCTGGTATCCTGCAATATCCTTTTGTGCATATGACCGGCCACGGAAATGTATTTTTTTCTGATGATGCGGTGATAAATCTGCGGAATTACCTGATTAGTGGTGGTTTTTTATATATTGATGATAATTACGGAATGGATCAATACATTCGGCCAGAGTTAAAAAAATTATTCCCCAACGCAGAACTTCAAGAACTGCCTGCTGATCATGCACTTTTTAATACCGCCTTTACGCTACCTGATGGGTTACCAAAAATTCATGAACATGATGGCAAACCCCCACTGGCGTTAGGGATTTATGAAGAAGGAAGGTTGGTCTTGCTGTATACGACCGAGGCCGATCTGGGGGATGGCTGGGAAAATCAAGAAGTACACAACGATCCAGAAGATGTGCGATTAAAGGCTTTAAAAATGGGTGCAAATATTATTAAATACGTTTTTGAGAATTGA
- a CDS encoding TrmH family RNA methyltransferase, with product MVLQKTATSIIVVCDRVTSPANAGAIIRLCDAFGVHQLIFCGNTINLNSNRLKRNSRSAENNVEILHDQNINNLLLRLKKDKYKLVGLEITSTSIPIQHSNTQNKNTVLVLGSERNGIDNQVLLLLDETLHITMFGKNSSMNVGHAAAIALYEITKPLPHENQVKDNR from the coding sequence ATGGTTCTACAGAAGACTGCTACTTCTATAATCGTGGTATGCGACCGTGTTACAAGTCCTGCAAATGCAGGGGCCATTATCCGGCTTTGCGATGCCTTTGGGGTCCATCAGTTGATTTTTTGTGGAAATACCATTAATTTAAACAGCAACAGACTTAAAAGAAATTCGAGATCCGCTGAAAATAACGTAGAAATTCTACATGATCAAAATATAAATAATCTCCTGCTTCGGCTTAAAAAGGATAAGTATAAACTGGTAGGCCTTGAAATTACCTCAACCAGTATACCCATTCAACATTCTAATACACAAAATAAAAATACCGTACTGGTTCTGGGCAGTGAAAGAAATGGAATAGATAACCAGGTTTTACTTCTCCTTGACGAGACTTTACATATTACAATGTTTGGTAAAAATAGCAGTATGAACGTGGGTCACGCCGCCGCGATTGCACTTTATGAAATAACAAAACCCCTCCCCCATGAAAATCAAGTCAAAGATAATCGCTAA
- a CDS encoding AI-2E family transporter produces MKIKSKIIANGILRAVGILVAILLLLLFIYEVQSVIAFVVIAMVISLIGRPITKFLKDRFKFSPSLAAVCTICIVIAFIVGILALFVPIMIDQSEHISKINFDEVKHHINRLNVELSQSVGVDQVTLIQSLRESAFLQNFDVSVIPLFLNSLISNLSSMLIGLFSIIFISFFFLKDSELLLNSFLVLSNRGDENKFRHVFHKTKHLLSRYFIGLFLQLLIIFILYSIILLSFKIPNAMAIALFCALLNVVPYIGPLIGGMVMLVLVVSGYFTADFESVILPKLIYVFVGYCIVQLIDNFVNQPLIFGNSVKSHPLEIFLIIIISGLLFGIVGMVVAIPVYTAIKVVAKEFLSEYKIVQKLTENL; encoded by the coding sequence ATGAAAATCAAGTCAAAGATAATCGCTAACGGCATATTACGCGCTGTGGGCATCCTTGTTGCCATTCTCTTATTATTACTTTTCATTTATGAAGTTCAATCAGTGATCGCATTTGTTGTGATTGCCATGGTTATCTCGCTTATAGGAAGGCCTATCACAAAATTTTTAAAAGACAGGTTCAAATTTAGCCCCTCGCTTGCGGCAGTTTGTACCATATGTATCGTCATCGCTTTTATTGTGGGTATTCTTGCTCTTTTTGTTCCTATCATGATAGATCAGAGCGAGCATATCAGCAAAATAAATTTTGATGAGGTCAAGCATCATATTAATCGCCTCAATGTAGAATTGAGTCAATCTGTGGGCGTAGATCAGGTCACATTGATACAAAGTTTGCGCGAATCTGCTTTCTTACAGAACTTTGATGTTTCCGTCATTCCGTTGTTTTTAAATAGCTTGATAAGCAATCTTAGTTCCATGCTTATTGGTTTGTTTTCGATCATATTTATATCCTTCTTCTTTTTGAAGGATAGTGAGTTGTTGCTCAATAGTTTCCTTGTGCTTTCTAACCGTGGTGATGAAAATAAGTTTCGCCATGTTTTTCATAAAACAAAGCACCTCCTCTCCCGTTATTTTATAGGCCTATTTTTACAACTGCTCATTATATTTATACTGTATTCCATAATCTTGTTGAGCTTTAAAATACCGAATGCAATGGCCATCGCACTTTTCTGCGCCCTGCTGAATGTCGTACCTTATATAGGGCCACTCATTGGTGGTATGGTCATGCTTGTACTGGTAGTTTCGGGATATTTTACGGCAGACTTTGAGTCGGTTATCCTTCCCAAGCTCATATACGTTTTTGTAGGTTATTGTATTGTACAGCTCATTGACAACTTTGTAAATCAGCCGCTCATTTTTGGGAACAGTGTAAAATCCCATCCGCTTGAAATTTTTCTTATTATTATTATTTCAGGATTGCTTTTTGGCATTGTGGGCATGGTTGTGGCCATTCCCGTTTACACGGCGATAAAAGTTGTTGCAAAAGAATTTCTTTCGGAATATAAAATTGTTCAAAAGTTAACCGAAAACCTCTAA